The genomic segment catttgatttttaaacAACAAAGGTAATTTCAACCTATTTTGAGCATGCTGAATTTTCTGTGTTTCATACAAACATtccatatttcattttaaaagaaatgtaaattataatagaaaaagtttAAGAATTGAATTTCCATGCACTGATAATATAATTCCTTAAGTGTGacttttaaagtaattattaagaaaaaaagttcaCTATGTTTATTAATCTATGATTGAAGTTGAGTACCTtctaattaaattcaatatttaattataattttatttaattaaaatataatgtttttttatttattttactttctacAAATATACTATCTATTTTTAGTCCTTGTTAAAAGATTTAATAACATCGTTCTTCTTAAATATGAAGACTATAAATGTATAtgaattttatagttatttaaaaaatgttatatttttagatagGTTAGAATACTTTGTTGATTAtcatatttgtttaaaaatattaagtaaattttcatattttgattttttttaattggattcttactttttaaaatataatgtaatttaGTTAGTACTGAACCAATCATTTAACAtgtgttaatttgtgattttttttttaattttaattatttttaaaaaaattttattttttaaaattgagagTCTTGTTATGACGTCATGGTGATAATCATAGTGATAGTGTTAGGTGTTCTTATTgagttatgtaaaatatttcaattataacaatatttttattaaagttaatatttttattaatattgttaagtttgtttaaatttatattttatagtaaattttatttaaattttgttttaaagttttaaatatatttattttaaattgttataaagttattttaaaattttacagttgaatttataaaattgttgttttcaaaataattctAACATTCGTATATAAATTACTGatatataatgttatataaatatttgaaatataaatttataaactatataaatttaaataaaattattttaaatataaattcaaataaaaaaatattaaattttgatataataaaatatcaacaaaaatacgtttaaaattttaaaacaaaatttaaataaaatttaatgtaaaatataaatttaaataaacataatattgttaaaaatatttaataaaaatatcaattttaataaaagtagtaatataaaatgtataaaaacaATCGTTTCAATTTGGAGAAAAGAATgcaattgtttcattttaaaaagaaatattaaaaatcaaaataataaatataataataaattaagattttttatataacatttgTTACAAAAAATACTATATCACGTGATATGATTCTCACTTAGCACTAGCGATGACAATGGGTCGGGTAGACATGAATAATATCTATCTGCAACTcgatttgtaaaataaaattcgaCCCGCAATCCGTCCATTACCTGTACGACTacccgcttaaaaaatatctgCAGGTATTTTAAAACCTACGAATATCACGGATAcccacaaaaaattaaaaaaatctattttatatattttctaaataaaatttaaatatatatatatatatataatataatataaactaaatataaattaaaattaaatttaacctaataaaatataaattaaattaaatataaattcaaattaaatttaacctaataaaatataaattaattttatttttaattaaatttactttaaaaaataaaaattaatactttttattaatttttccaGTAGCGAGTACCCGTGGGGTGGATAGTTTAATATCTAaacccgacccgtttagaagcaagtattaaaatatccacTACTCTTTGCGGATTTTATATGTGGATATCCATATCCAtggatttttttgccatccctacTTAGAACatgtcaattatttttttttaattgaaaaaactaaaaaaattaaaaactataaactaactcataaattaaaacggaaaaaaccaaattatattatattttcaaaaataaaaatttaattgagatcaattaaaatatatgagaatctatttcaaattttcattattcatattaattatattaaaaactttatcACGTAACTTCTTTTAAAGCAAAcgcataaatttttttaaaaaaataaactcatgAGAAACTTGtcgtaaattaaaaattgatacCATGTTCCTTGTAGACTATGTTCTTTGGTATAAATTTATTATGGTCGTTTGTATGGATTTAGAGGCGATAGCGAGAATGGATTAGCGAGATTACTCTTTCATGTGAAGAGATTTATGAATGATAGATGtcatttttagaaaaatatctttattttaatatcatgttAAAATGAAGACTATGAGTCTCTCTTTGAGATGAGTTCCAGAATGATAGATGAGTATGTAGGAACCACTACAGAACCATAGTAGGAAGGGTGGCTCGAGTTGTGCAACTCCATGATAACTAAGGTAACTTGAGTATGACACTAAAATGCCATGGATCTAGGCCTTGCATGGACGTTGAAGCATTGCGGAATGAATTCTAGGTGTGTTGCACCAATCCTTTCAGTGGTTAAAGGTTAGGAAATCGATTATAGATTTGTTGGAACCGATTTCATGAAGCATGCATGTGTGGGAGGAATcaattctctacttgagattcaAACCTATTCCAATGATTTGTAGACTTTTCTAAATTAACATCGATAGTTGTATTTGCTGGTGCCTTCGAGAAATTTAGTTGTATTTGCTGATTGATCTCAACGTATTTCAGATTTCCCATTTTACAGTTCTCAACTTAGAAATATCTTTTAATGGTTTCGTATACCTTAAGAATTTATCCCATTATATAAAGATATACATAGGTGTTATTGgtattatatttcaattcaacaattttattttctaacaaagaaaagtaatttatttattatcgaagaactttttctattttaaaataattaaataacttctctttttaaaaataattttcatgttCTCTTTAAATTGTGTTATTTTCGTATTCTTCACAAACAAATGTTCTTATCACTGCTGCAATCACGATAGTTTTATACAATAGATattgtgtttattattttcagagttttatttttaaaaaattaatcaacaataattattaatgatgtttaagaatgataataattttgttaaaaattaaaaaaaaaaacataacttttagaattattattagttaaaaattaCTTCAAAATGTTAACAAACTTTTATctatgttaataattaatatttttaataccaAAAAGGGATgcattctttatttattaatattataaaaaaataaaaaattgttgaataacatatttaaaaaaaataactcattcaaaaataattttatacggATCCAAAAGTATTGGTCTTCTTGTTTCTAATTTCATCGCCTCGCCTAATTGATATAATGTATGTTTAATTGTATAAGAagtgtatatttttaaaaaataatatataaataatacattaatCAAAGAAtctttagtatatatatatatatatatatatatatatatatatatatatatatatatatatatatatcttaatcTCATTATTTTTGAAGTTTCACATATGTTCCACACAATTATTTACCAAAACTCTACAAAACATCCAATCATTTGTTCATGTATATAATTTGatctaaaataatatcatttgtttaatttgataatatcactttacaatatattaatttttttaatatatcatgtCAATTAAATCTCACACAAACTTTTACCAatattactttcaaatccactccaCCATCAATCTCAATTCtcttaaaaaagaataaaattcaaatacacTTAAATTCGTCCTCCTCAAATCAATCCAATCCTTATAAAAGAACGTACCTTAAACTCTTGCATtaatacaatttattattttaatcaaaccTCTAATTTTGGTCTACATTtccaaaattgaatataaataaataataaaatgtccACTTAAACCCACTGCTTATACATCATATTTCACCCGACAAACAAAATAAGATTACTCCCTATTGGaaacgaaatttaataatagaaaatccttcaattttcaatttaggAAATATTCAATCTCGCAAACTATTTCTCCTACCTTCAATATGATAGCAAACTGcctaaaattaatttgttttgtgtgtgcgagtgctttgatatatatatatatatatatatatatatatatatatatatatatatatatatatatatatatatatatataattcaagaCTCAACCAACAGCAACAATAATagtattaattaaatcattgtAAGGGTTTAAACACAACATTCAAACGGATCCCAAAGAAATATTAAACactaaattaaatgtattgATGGATTCACTCTTCAAATATGAACGGATTCACTCATACTAATAACAATTAAGAAGTTCGATCCTTTGTGAATTATTGCAACCTCCTTCCCTAATATTTTGTTCCAACGGATTGTATGAAAATACACAAAgtaaattcattaatttattcTGGTCATAAATTATTGAAACGTGGTGTTTATCTACCAAAGTAAACCTCAAATCGAGTCCAAATTTCTTGCAAAATCGTGGTGTCAAAATTAATCATGAAAAAACTCATCACCGTTTCCGTAAATATAAAACGTGAAGTAATCATCCCATGTTACATTTTAACATAAGAAAATGATGTAAAATTTACATCTGTCGCTCCCATGACGAACATGAAATAAACCCACACGCATTTAATGTCTAACAGAAAAGAGATGTATAAATACAGGTTGAACATAAACTGTAACTAGAGGATCCACTCCGGACTATACAATACGTGAATGAAATTACATGTTCATCTAACTAAATAATGGACCGCCTCTACCAGTCAGAAAACTTTGCATCTATTACACTATGGAAAAAGTATGTAACAATAATATATCTAAGGAATCGTATGAATGAAGACGGTATTACTCTATCTGATGGAACTCTGAGAATAAGTTACCACGAAGAATGCATAGATCAGTTCGACTATAAGGTACCATAAACAAATCTACAAAGTCACGAGATCCTAGTCATTCAGTGAGTACCATAAAACACTACATCATACTTGATGACTGCAGCTTATTCTGGAGTGTCCAACCTTTTTTGTAGTTACTTACCAGTATACATGATGCTTCCAATCTTGAAACTAAGTGAAAGAATAAGAACTGAGAAACCCGTCAAAAATATCCAGCCATGTGACAATACAAATGCGGTCTTGCCAGAAACAGGTATCAAGGCAGCACAATTAACGTCCGGTTGAGAAAACTCAGTAGACATTGCAGTGTTAAATCCTCCAATTTTGCCCATAGGCCAATCCATCGCATTGCCTCTAAAAGTAATGTCTGTTATGCTGATCATACCTGTAGTTATATGAGCTGGATGGGAAGACTGAGCTGCACCATCAATCCCAAGAGTAATGTCCTTTGCTGGAAACTCAAAAGCATGTGCAGGTGAAGCAGGGATGTTAGCTAACCATCCATAGGCCTGCTTAACAAATGGATTTGTATTTCCTgccacacaaaaaaaaaatccttaagttaatgaaaaaaatttgagaatatAACATTTTGAGTGGATATCATACTTTACAAGCTATAATGAGCACGGGAGTACACATCAAAAGAAAACCTTGACGAACTAGGATGTAAGGTGAACAGCAGTTTTACCTGGTGCTGCTAACTTTGCCTCCTCTGTATTCTGCACCAAAAAAGCCTCATTGCTAGTTTGTGCTTCAGAATCATGCTTACCAACCACAGCTTTATTTGCTGTTTCTCCCCCTACAGTCTGCCAATGACCCAAAATTGTTCAATATACAGCTATAATACCTACAAGGCAAATGACTATAAAGATAGAGTCGGTCATAACCTGCTGGGTTAAAGGTGATCCTTGGTTGGAATTAGAGTTTTCACTCTCTGCAACCTGAGAATAATCGAAAGATATATATTTCCAAatatcaccatcatcatcatcagggAGTGGAAGATACTTGTCTAGCATAATATCATTCGCAGAAGGATCAGCCTCAATGAGATCATCCTCATTCCCAATTGCAAGATCATTGGTTTCCAAGAATGATTCATCATCAGCCGTTGGAAGATTCTGGGCGGCATCAAAATATAGATCCAGATCCATATTATCCGATGCATCATTGAAATTGAGAAGATTCACAATTTCGCTCTGCTCACCCATGTCTTCATCTTTCACTGAACCTGTGCCCATATCATGTTGCTCAGCCATATCAAGAGTCTGGCCATTTTCAGGCCCAGAAATTCCAAAGGTGTCCGCCAATGGCTCCTGATCCTTGATGAGTTCTTGGGAATTTTCAGCGTAGGTACTACACTCCCCGTGATGAAAGTTTAGTGATGGAAAAGTAACACCCCCAATCATATCACTCAAATCAAGTTCCTGCATATTGAAGACATTATTTAGTTAGAGAATACCAAGTCATTCAGAGAAAACAACCCAACCAACTTAAAAAAACACTAAGAGCCGCAGACATGTTTTACGAATAAATAACCAAACAAATTCTATAGAAAAGCCATAATATTGACAAAACCAGTGACGGGACTACATACTAGTGAATGACAACTACATGAATCTGTGTGCACCAAAATCATACTAAACTTCACACTCAACGTTTTCCTAAAATGTTTTCAGCATTCTCTAGGGGGAAATCAAAACTGTGCCCAACGATATATACTACATACCAACTTCAAAAGGACTGAAACCAAGAAGACTTCTTCCAATCGAGATTACGTAAAGGACAACACAAACAACATTAGAGCAACCCAAATAAAGGTCCCACAAcaatattgatatattaaaCACCTGCACACAGTCCGAGaagaaaataattacaaaaaagaCACCACAGCCGACAAGGGAAAAATATATCCAAACATAAAACAGTAACACAAACATTAATCCATGCAACCAGAACTCATCCAACCTGCACATAGAAAATCATCTAATCCGTCCatttaaaggaaaaacaaaaaattatccCAAGCCATGTATAGAATATTTCCTCACATATCAACCCTATTACTTGGGACACAAATACAACACGATGAATACATACCCCGTCAAGGTCGTTAGTTTCCAAAAAGGCCCCAATATCATCCCAAAAATCAGCACCAGTTGCTACCGAAGGAAGAGCCACCCCAATACCATCGCAAAAGTCACCACCAGTTGCTACCACAGGAGGAGCCACGGCAGCTGTCGCGGGCAAAGGAGGAGCAACCACGTTAGGACGAATCTCCGTCAAGGGAACCACCACACGATGAGCAGTCGCAGGCAAGGCAACCACCTCCTTCTGCTCATTCTCCTCATCCACATCCCACTCCTTCTCGTCCAAGGGAGCACCATACTTGGCCCCATTCTTTGGTCCAGCACCACTCTTCTCGAAAATCCTACATACCACATACACATCCTTCtcccaaaaaaaaaagtctcaCCTAGAATAAGTATCAATAGAACAGCAAATCAAagacaaaaaaagaaatagaaaggaGATATACCAGCACTGTGCCAGCACGAGTCAATTCTTCATCGAGCATCTTGTACTCGTGCATGACCCAATTGGTGCGACGGCCATGTGGGGCTCGACCGATGTGGTACACGAGGGTCTTCTTCATCCCCACGGTGCGGTCGCCATGGGCCACAGGGCGGTCCTTTCCCGTGGTCTTCCAGTAGCCCTTCTCGGTGGCGCGGTTGGTCCTGGAGCCATTTCCATACTTGCGGTCCAGCACGCTAAAGAAGTACCATTCCAAGTCCTTGGTCTTGAGCTTCGACAGAGCTGAAAAACCGAAATAAGTTAAGAAACACTTTGAATCTTTGGAACCAAACCCTATTGCTAACAATTCGATACCACAGAAAAGGGCAAAATGCTAACGGGGAAGGTCCCAGGGCTCGAGCTTGTAGACATCAACCACTGCGATGTGGTCGTACCGGGACAGGTTTCCGGTGATCTTGCGCTTCAGGTAGAACACCACCAGCTCTTCGTCGGTGGGGTGGAATCGGAAGCCGGGACCCATAGGTGCCATGGATTGGATTCAAGAGAGATGAATCGccgagagagaaagagagtgaaAGATAATTGGGGATTAGGGCTTTCGTTTATGATTGGTGAAGAGGGAGAATTGGGATTATGAATAGGAGAAATTTTGGGTTTTGGTATGAAATAGGGTGAGTAAGAAAGAGAAGTAGAAGAAGGTTCTAGGTGGTTGGAATGTTCACAGAAATAACAATGGTAGATTCTATGATGGCACGTGCTAAGTGTGTGCAGGTTGGACAGGTGGCACGGTGGGATTGGCTCACTGATGTCAACTTGTGCATTGCATCgacagaaaagagaaagaaccAAAAAAAACCAGTGTTGTATGAAAATTCTTGTTTAatcttttcattataataatttaggaaaaaaaatatgtttaattattaagACCAATATATTTATTAACGTATAAACTAGATCAACTTTACCAAACTCTGCACATTTTCTTCAAAGTCATATCCTCTCTCTAAAACTTCAGTGctaactttttctcttctctctaccaaatgTTGAAATTGAACCGGTGCATTGTCGGTGATGATTCTGCGTTCCCAGAGTCGAGAGCTTTAGCGGATAAGTGGGTTTGCCTTTTTCCTTCACTGTTCTTGAAATTAGGGCATGTGATTTTGATATTGCATGTGCCTTGtcttcttttcatttcttgtcctattctagctctaagagttgttggCTGTCACCAATGCGGTGATCTGTAGGTTTTCTCCGCTGTGAGGGGTCATGtattccaggtaaggggagctaattatttttgtatgaatttattttatacaaatatatgcaGATTGAATGTTGAACAAATATATACTGTTTAAGGTTACTGTGAGGGGAAGGgtgatatatataattgggtTTGGATATTTAATGTCTAGAACACTGTAGGACAGTTTTAATAACttagataattaaatcataacttgttaaaaagctttctttgttggtaggatagaggggacttaaaaacctgagttggcatatctgatcatagagcagccctgacCTGGTCCACTAcattgtgactagtcatatgtgatAGCgcctccggtgaccaattgggggaAAGTAAGATGTCTactatgataaaaattaaacaagtagtttaccaaataagaaccatgatatatatatatatatatatatattatattaacatatgaaacgtatgatataaattgttatcataatatatatgtatattattaaatgttatgaaAATATAAGTTAGGAAAgcgtgatatatatatatatatatatatattatattaacatatgaaacgtatgatataaattgttatcctaatatatatatatatatatatatatatatatatatatatatatatatatatatgtatattattaaatgttatggaaaTATAAGTTACGAAAgcatgatatatattatattaacatatgaaacgtatgatataaattgttatcataatatatatatatatatatatatatatgaacgtaAACTGGTGCATGGAGGGGATCTCACtcgtttttcttcttctgtttggattgattgttgttgtttgaCTGTTAGGATGTATGTATGGTGTTGTTGAGTGGTTGTAAAGCATATGAATGTGAACTACAATGATGTAATTGAGTATGAAGTGGACATCTCAGGGTGAGATGATTGAAAGTGATGTGTGGGGTGTTGTTGTTATTTtgtataactgtatggagctttgaactaGTATGTCTATTCCTATCCTCGAAGCACtgttcatgctcaaatagagGAGAGCagtgtaagtggtgagagtagagggaggttctcgtctatagtcttagagtttagacataAACAgatgggggatttaccttgcatagtgttggggagtgccagctgaactacgcaagtgcaaagacgaccaatagttctaCAATTATaccaatccggatgagtcgCGTGAGTGTTTGAGTCATGGTTTAAAGTGGTATGGCTTGATTGTTCTTTATATGTAGCTAAGCACGatgatatttattgattgaaCTATATGATTACTGCTGttttatctagctcacccttcttCTTTGTTGTGTGTTGCTTGGGTATTTTtcctttgcgatgatcatccacttggatgggagcagatgttgttgaggaggttcccttggagcaagagttgGATGATGCAGTATAGTATTTTTaggatttctaaatttaagttGGTATTAAGTTTTGTCCTTTTGTGGATGACTGTAATATTAGTTACTGAACTAGTATTctattctgactgttctctttatTAGAATGTGGATGCCTAAGTTATATGATTGTGGTTATTATACATTTGGGATGCCACATTtagcatgtgacacccgggcattGACGAGGGCGGAGAGTGATCaccggtgcaagaggcacgaagtgcaaggggcactaacaaggagcggctcctggcagacttccagtggaagggacacatgaatgaatcgaacatacaccggaatgagagagattagagactgtataggtatgagactatacagttgaaggatagcttaaaggtattgatttggctactcatatcaccaaaatgcatttgtttttcggtagcc from the Vigna angularis cultivar LongXiaoDou No.4 chromosome 3, ASM1680809v1, whole genome shotgun sequence genome contains:
- the LOC108321994 gene encoding NAC domain-containing protein 78 isoform X2; the protein is MKKTLVYHIGRAPHGRRTNWVMHEYKMLDEELTRAGTVLDVYVVCRIFEKSGAGPKNGAKYGAPLDEKEWDVDEENEQKEVVALPATAHRVVVPLTEIRPNVVAPPLPATAAVAPPVVATGGDFCDGIGVALPSVATGADFWDDIGAFLETNDLDGELDLSDMIGGVTFPSLNFHHGECSTYAENSQELIKDQEPLADTFGISGPENGQTLDMAEQHDMGTGSVKDEDMGEQSEIVNLLNFNDASDNMDLDLYFDAAQNLPTADDESFLETNDLAIGNEDDLIEADPSANDIMLDKYLPLPDDDDGDIWKYISFDYSQVAESENSNSNQGSPLTQQTVGGETANKAVVGKHDSEAQTSNEAFLVQNTEEAKLAAPGNTNPFVKQAYGWLANIPASPAHAFEFPAKDITLGIDGAAQSSHPAHITTGMISITDITFRGNAMDWPMGKIGGFNTAMSTEFSQPDVNCAALIPVSGKTAFVLSHGWIFLTGFSVLILSLSFKIGSIMYTGK
- the LOC108321994 gene encoding NAC domain-containing protein 78 isoform X1; translation: MAPMGPGFRFHPTDEELVVFYLKRKITGNLSRYDHIAVVDVYKLEPWDLPPLSKLKTKDLEWYFFSVLDRKYGNGSRTNRATEKGYWKTTGKDRPVAHGDRTVGMKKTLVYHIGRAPHGRRTNWVMHEYKMLDEELTRAGTVLDVYVVCRIFEKSGAGPKNGAKYGAPLDEKEWDVDEENEQKEVVALPATAHRVVVPLTEIRPNVVAPPLPATAAVAPPVVATGGDFCDGIGVALPSVATGADFWDDIGAFLETNDLDGELDLSDMIGGVTFPSLNFHHGECSTYAENSQELIKDQEPLADTFGISGPENGQTLDMAEQHDMGTGSVKDEDMGEQSEIVNLLNFNDASDNMDLDLYFDAAQNLPTADDESFLETNDLAIGNEDDLIEADPSANDIMLDKYLPLPDDDDGDIWKYISFDYSQVAESENSNSNQGSPLTQQTVGGETANKAVVGKHDSEAQTSNEAFLVQNTEEAKLAAPGNTNPFVKQAYGWLANIPASPAHAFEFPAKDITLGIDGAAQSSHPAHITTGMISITDITFRGNAMDWPMGKIGGFNTAMSTEFSQPDVNCAALIPVSGKTAFVLSHGWIFLTGFSVLILSLSFKIGSIMYTGK